From the Pseudomonas baltica genome, one window contains:
- a CDS encoding multidrug effflux MFS transporter translates to MQAQSGTPRLILLLAALAAFVPLSIDTYLPSLPAIARELGSSAALVQMTIGVFLGGLCLGMLAYGPLSDRYGRRPLLLGGIALYIVASLGCMLTQSVEQLLVCRFVQALGGASALVLARAVVRDLFPLGQAARVLSLMQLITMVATLVAPMTGTWLVLIDGWRSIFLALLLLALICWLATALWLKESHAPAQRSASVGAAFAGYLSVLGHRQAMSFILCMGFSSGGIFAFVTASPFVFIEHFGFSPRAFAWVFALNILGIILASVINARQVNQVGPLAMLKVGAWVAALAGLALTAAGLLGWAIPAVIIVCVVLYMTTAGLIGANCTASLMALFQRQAGAAVGLAVAVQFASGMAFSWMVSAFADGTPVPLCVALGIGGVGCLLGFWGISEEQAEGEPARR, encoded by the coding sequence ATGCAAGCCCAAAGCGGTACGCCCCGCCTGATCCTGTTGTTGGCCGCGCTGGCGGCTTTCGTGCCGCTGTCCATCGATACCTATCTGCCCAGCCTGCCGGCCATCGCCCGCGAGCTGGGCAGTTCCGCCGCGCTGGTACAAATGACCATCGGCGTGTTTCTCGGCGGCCTGTGCCTGGGCATGCTGGCCTATGGGCCGTTGTCGGATCGCTATGGGCGCCGTCCGCTGTTACTGGGCGGCATTGCGTTGTACATCGTCGCCAGCCTGGGGTGCATGCTGACGCAAAGCGTCGAGCAGCTGCTGGTCTGTCGTTTCGTCCAGGCATTGGGCGGTGCTTCGGCCTTGGTGCTGGCGCGTGCGGTAGTACGTGATCTGTTCCCTTTGGGGCAGGCGGCGCGGGTATTGTCGTTGATGCAGCTGATTACCATGGTCGCCACGTTGGTCGCGCCCATGACCGGTACCTGGCTGGTGTTGATCGACGGCTGGCGCAGCATCTTCCTGGCATTGTTGCTACTGGCCTTGATCTGCTGGCTGGCCACCGCGCTGTGGCTCAAGGAAAGCCACGCGCCCGCGCAGCGCAGCGCGAGCGTCGGCGCAGCGTTCGCCGGCTACCTGAGCGTGTTAGGGCATCGCCAGGCGATGTCGTTCATCCTGTGCATGGGGTTTTCTTCCGGCGGCATCTTTGCCTTTGTCACCGCGTCGCCGTTCGTGTTCATCGAGCATTTCGGCTTCTCGCCGCGCGCCTTCGCCTGGGTATTCGCGCTCAACATTCTAGGCATCATCCTGGCCTCGGTGATCAACGCGCGCCAAGTCAACCAGGTCGGGCCGTTGGCAATGCTCAAGGTAGGCGCCTGGGTCGCTGCGCTGGCAGGGCTGGCGCTCACGGCTGCCGGTTTGCTGGGTTGGGCGATACCGGCGGTGATCATTGTGTGCGTGGTGCTGTACATGACCACCGCCGGGCTGATCGGCGCCAACTGCACGGCGAGCCTGATGGCCCTGTTTCAGCGCCAGGCAGGCGCTGCGGTCGGCCTGGCAGTGGCGGTCCAGTTCGCCAGCGGCATGGCCTTCAGCTGGATGGTCAGCGCCTTCGCCGATGGCACGCCGGTCCCGCTGTGCGTCGCATTGGGCATCGGTGGTGTGGGATGCCTGCTGGGCTTTTGGGGTATCAGTGAGGAACAGGCCGAGGGTGAACCGGCTCGGCGATGA